The region ATAGATTACCATCTGCTGCCACTACCCCTGTATTGGCATAGGATACAAAGCTGCTATCACCTTTAACATGATAATAGTCGGCTTTTAAAGTAGTACCGGGTACGACTTCATATTTTGCACCCAGACCTACACCCCATGCCATTTTTTCATCTTCATTGACACGCTTTTCATTCCCCATGGCACGGGCACTGACGGAAAGATTATCAGCAAACTTATGATTTAGACGTGCTGTCAAAGCCGGTAGACGTTGTTTAATACCAGTAATGGTGGCATCTTTTGGATCTTCTACTGCAAGGACCAGATTGGTAGCAGGACTAAAGGTACTGGTATGACGAACCTGAGGTGTACGTTTTACTGCACCACCTGCATAAGCCAAAGCATCGACAGTTTCTGGCATATAATCAGGTAGCGCAAAGTTAGACCAGGTTTGACCAATTAACCAATTCGCATAACTGATATACGCATGACGGATACGCAGGTTATCAAGCCCAGCACCACCCAAAAAGTCCACTTCAATTTTACCGCTCAGGGCTTTATCTCCAGCACCAACTGGTGCTTTAAAGTCCATGCCTAAGCGTGTAGCAGAAAGTGTTGACTTAAGCTCATCACTACGCTCACCAGATCCCTCAAGTGGAACAGCATTAATCTGATTATACATGCGCGTAGCCGAACCACCTTCTGCCTGATAGGAAGCATCGGCACGAATATTACCGTAGAGATTAAACTCGGCACCGCTGGCAATTTTCATGACAGGTTTAGTTGCAGGCGTATTTACTGATACTGGTGCTACAGGAGCATTTACCGTCGCTGTCTGGGCTTGCTGCTGTTCAACCAGTGCGCGCAAGGCCTGAACTTCCTGACGCAATTGCTCGATTTCTTGCTGACTAGGCTGAGCTGAAGTCTGTGCCTGAGCCGACAAGCTGATGCCCCCGAAACTCACTGCCATCATGCTCATCAAAACCGTACGTTTTAAAGTTGGTTTGTTCATTGTTACTTGGTTAAATAATTGCGTCATGTTCATCCTAAACTCGCTTTTTTATTGTGCAATTTGATTCTAGCAACCGATCACCACCGTTTGCGATGGCGATCTATATCATTGGGAATATTATCTTTATTGATTGAAATTTAACTTAATGTGTCACTTCTTTTGCCAATAGACTCCGCTTTACATTAGACGTTGCAAGGACTTCACCATCTACAGATGCTTTCAGATTCACCAGAAAAATTGCCAGCGCAGCAATCACGCCCGGAATCGCAATGGCAAAGAAATTCATTTGGTGTGGTAGTTCCATCGTCAGCAATGCACCTGTCAAGACTGGTCCAACGATGGCACCAATACGACCAATGCCTGATGCCCAGCCCATACCGGTAGAACGTACAGTCGATGGATAATATTGTGCTACAAAGGTATAGAGCAGAATTTGTGAGCCAATCGTTGCAGCACCTGCTATAGCAATTAGGGTATAGAGCACAAATTGTGGACTGTTAAAGCCAAGCAGAATTAACGCAATAGCACCACAGAGGAACATAATGGTCAGAACTTTTTTGATATGGAATCGATCTGCCAGATAGCCGCCACCAATCGCGCCCACCATTCCACCAATGTTCAGGGCAAACAGGAAGATCATGCTTGCACCCAGCGAGTAGCCTGCCTGAATCATCAGTTTTGGTAACCAGCTTCCCAATGCATACACCATCAGCAGACACATAAAGAAAGCAATCCAGAACATGAAGGTACTGAATGTACGACCTTGTTGAAACAGGGCTTTTAATGGCGCCTCATCACCCTTTTTCACTTCATTCAATACAAACTGGGTATCACTGGTAATTACCTGTGTTGGAGAAATCTTTTGAATAATATGCTGCGCTTGAGCTGTTTGCTGCTTGTTAGTCAGGTACATCAATGATTCTGGTAAATATTTCCAGAGTATTGGCAGGAACAGTAGAGGAGCACCCGCAAGCAAGAACATGATTTTCCAGCCAAATTGTGGCACCAGCCATGCACCCAGTAATGCAGAAGTCATCCCGCCAATCGCATAACCACTAAACATCAGGGCAACCAGCGTACTGCGGATACGTTTAGGGGCATATTCGGTCATCAATGCCACCACATTAGGCATGACACCACCAATGCCAAGACCAGCCAGAAAACGTAAAATTCCGAATTCAACCGGAGACGTGGCGAAAGCACCGATGAAGGTAAAACCACTAAAAATTGCCACACAGATCATGATCGTCTTTTTACGGCCCAACTTGTCGGATAGCGTTCCGAAAGTCATGGCACCGAACATCATTCCGAATAAGGCGGTACTGGCCAGCAATCCCGCTTGTACTGCACTGAGTGACCATTCCTGCATCAGTAGCGGTAAAGCTACGCCATAAATCACCAGGTCATAACCGTCAAAAATAATGATCAGCAAACACCAGATCAGGACGCCCCAATGAAAAGGCGTGAACTTTGCTTCATCAATCAGCGTATTTATATTCACTTTATTTGTAGACATCTCCACCTCCTAATTGTGAAGTTCAATTTATGAGATTCACAATGCAGAAGATGTGCATAAATGTCCAAAACTGAATAGGCATGCTTCTATACCTATAAAGTCTGCCTTCAAGAAAAGGCTTTATTTACTGTGCCTTAATGATATTCATCCAAAAAATGAAACCTTCATTCAATATTAAAATATGGATTCGCTTTATTCCCTATAAGATCCAGACAGGTATTGATCTGAATTAAAATACAGCACGATCATATTTAATCGCTTCAAGATCATAGACCTGATAGACGGCATCAAACAGATAACGAATATATTCACTTTCATCCATATTACGGATAGCCATAAAGACCGGACTGACCGCAAATTCATCTAATAAAGGGATAAAGTTTAAATGAGCCAGACGAATATTCTGGGCACTTTCCGGCACGATACAAACACCCTCTCCAGCAGCCACAAAACCAAGCGCCAGTTGCAATTCACTGACTGCACGGATATTTTTCGGTTCCAGTCCATACTCGGAAAATATACCGCGCACCTGGGTAGAAAAATTAGCCTTACCATTATTCGGATATAAAAAGAGTGTTTGATCTACCAGTTCCGCCAGGTTCACGCCATCTCGATGGGAAAGAAAATGGCTGGAATGTGCCGCGACCATCAGCCGTTCTTCACGCAGCAATACCCGTTTCACTGCTGGATCTGAAATTCTCAAGCGTCCAAAACCGACATCAATCCGCCCTTCCTTAAGTGCCTGAATCTGCTCTGAAGTATTCATTTCAACCATCTCAATTTTGAGCTGGGGATGTTGCTGCTTAAATAAAAACACAATACGCGACAGTAAACCGAACAATAACGAGCCAACAAAACCAATACTAATGGTGCGATCCGCGATGCCAATCCGCTTGGTCATCGATTTGATTTCTTCCGCATTAGACAAAAGTTTAACCGCATGCTGGTAGAAGAATTGACCTGCTTCTGTGGTCTTAAGCGGTCGGCTACCTCTTTCAAAGAGCTGAATATCCAGTTCCTGTTCCAGATTTTGTATCTGTCTGCTTAAAGGTGGTTGAGCAATAAACAGTTTTTCTGCCGCCTTGGTAAAACTTTGTTCTTCGACGACTGCGACAAAGTAACGCAAATGCCTGAGTTCCATATTCCTGCATACCTTTAAAGTATAAAAAAATGCTAAATCGATCTTAGACCAATCAAAATTATTCTTTTAAGGTATATCAAGTCAAAACATTAAAGCAAGAATGTGAAGCGTAATTATGTATAAGTCAGTTGAAACCTTGCTGGTTCAAATACCGACGATCCGTCCTCACAAGATGGCTGTCGCAACCATGCAAACCCAGACACTGGTCCTGGTCAAAATCACCACCGAAGACGGTTACGTGGGTTGGGGCGAAGCCACCACCATTGGCGGTTTAGGCTACGGTGAAGAAAGCCCAGAAAGTGTCAAAGTGAATATTGAGACTTACTTTGCACCGCTTCTGAAAACATTATCAGGTTTGAATGTTGCACAGACATTACAAGCAATCAAAAAGAATATTAATGGTAACCGTTTTGCCAAATGTGCTATTCAGACTGCGCTACTGGATATTCAGGCACAACGTCTGAGCCAGCCACTGAGTGAAATTCTAGGTGGACGTTTACGTAACAGCGTACCAGTGCTGTGGGTACTGGCATCTGGCAATACCGAGAAAGACATTGCTGAAGCCCAGAAAATGATTGCGGCCAAACGCCACAATATTTTCAAACTGAAAATTGGTTCTCGTCCAGTGGAACAGGATGTTGAACATGTGCTTGCCATTAAAGAGGCATTGGGCAAAGACATTTCGATCCGTGTTGATGTCAACCGTGCCTGGTCAGAGCTGGACGCGATTAAAGGCATTCAGTTACTCCAGGACGGCGGCATTGACCTGATTGAACAGCCATGTGCCATTGATAATCTGAATGCAATGCGACGTCTGACCCAGCGTTTTGATATCGCCATCATGGCGGATGAATCCTTGATGGGTCCGCAGTCTGCTTATCAGATCGCACGTCAGCATGGCTCATCAGTTTTTGCAGTCAAAGTGGCGCAGTCTGGTGGCCTGATTGAAAGCTGTGAAGTTGCAAAAGTGGCACAGCTGGCTGGTATCGATCTGTATGGCGGCACCATGCTGGAAGGCCCGGTAGGTACCATCGCCTCTGCCCATGCCTTCTCGACTTTTGAAAGTCTCGCT is a window of Acinetobacter sp. ASP199 DNA encoding:
- a CDS encoding DcaP family trimeric outer membrane transporter, producing the protein MNMTQLFNQVTMNKPTLKRTVLMSMMAVSFGGISLSAQAQTSAQPSQQEIEQLRQEVQALRALVEQQQAQTATVNAPVAPVSVNTPATKPVMKIASGAEFNLYGNIRADASYQAEGGSATRMYNQINAVPLEGSGERSDELKSTLSATRLGMDFKAPVGAGDKALSGKIEVDFLGGAGLDNLRIRHAYISYANWLIGQTWSNFALPDYMPETVDALAYAGGAVKRTPQVRHTSTFSPATNLVLAVEDPKDATITGIKQRLPALTARLNHKFADNLSVSARAMGNEKRVNEDEKMAWGVGLGAKYEVVPGTTLKADYYHVKGDSSFVSYANTGVVAADGNLYQSEFDSITVGITQQFNDKLRGTLGYGYMNFDEDQAYINAVTDKTKSNKDLWQAWANVFYSPTKPLSFGLEYVYGERTALEAASNGNNKGEDNRVNAVAIYSF
- a CDS encoding aromatic acid/H+ symport family MFS transporter encodes the protein MSTNKVNINTLIDEAKFTPFHWGVLIWCLLIIIFDGYDLVIYGVALPLLMQEWSLSAVQAGLLASTALFGMMFGAMTFGTLSDKLGRKKTIMICVAIFSGFTFIGAFATSPVEFGILRFLAGLGIGGVMPNVVALMTEYAPKRIRSTLVALMFSGYAIGGMTSALLGAWLVPQFGWKIMFLLAGAPLLFLPILWKYLPESLMYLTNKQQTAQAQHIIQKISPTQVITSDTQFVLNEVKKGDEAPLKALFQQGRTFSTFMFWIAFFMCLLMVYALGSWLPKLMIQAGYSLGASMIFLFALNIGGMVGAIGGGYLADRFHIKKVLTIMFLCGAIALILLGFNSPQFVLYTLIAIAGAATIGSQILLYTFVAQYYPSTVRSTGMGWASGIGRIGAIVGPVLTGALLTMELPHQMNFFAIAIPGVIAALAIFLVNLKASVDGEVLATSNVKRSLLAKEVTH
- a CDS encoding LysR family transcriptional regulator, with product MELRHLRYFVAVVEEQSFTKAAEKLFIAQPPLSRQIQNLEQELDIQLFERGSRPLKTTEAGQFFYQHAVKLLSNAEEIKSMTKRIGIADRTISIGFVGSLLFGLLSRIVFLFKQQHPQLKIEMVEMNTSEQIQALKEGRIDVGFGRLRISDPAVKRVLLREERLMVAAHSSHFLSHRDGVNLAELVDQTLFLYPNNGKANFSTQVRGIFSEYGLEPKNIRAVSELQLALGFVAAGEGVCIVPESAQNIRLAHLNFIPLLDEFAVSPVFMAIRNMDESEYIRYLFDAVYQVYDLEAIKYDRAVF
- a CDS encoding muconate/chloromuconate family cycloisomerase; this encodes MYKSVETLLVQIPTIRPHKMAVATMQTQTLVLVKITTEDGYVGWGEATTIGGLGYGEESPESVKVNIETYFAPLLKTLSGLNVAQTLQAIKKNINGNRFAKCAIQTALLDIQAQRLSQPLSEILGGRLRNSVPVLWVLASGNTEKDIAEAQKMIAAKRHNIFKLKIGSRPVEQDVEHVLAIKEALGKDISIRVDVNRAWSELDAIKGIQLLQDGGIDLIEQPCAIDNLNAMRRLTQRFDIAIMADESLMGPQSAYQIARQHGSSVFAVKVAQSGGLIESCEVAKVAQLAGIDLYGGTMLEGPVGTIASAHAFSTFESLAYGTELFGPLLLIEDILKTPLQYQNFELEIPKGPGLGIELDENKIDNLRRQ